The window ATGAACGCCTCCAGGTCCGGCCGCTGGGCGATGAGCGTGTTGAACGCGCCGTCGATCGGCATCGGCCCGCCGTCGGGATGGCCGGGCGGACGGGACATGAGCAGGTCGAGGAAGTCGGCAGCCGCGTCGAGAACGGGCTTGCCGCGCCACGCGATGCAATGTGTGGCGATCAGGTTCCGTCCGGGCTCGATCCGCTGGATGCCTGGCCCGCCCGTCGGATGTTCGTAGTGGCCGAGGCGAACATGAGACCAGTTCGTCGCCGCGAGGGCCGAGAGCACGGGTCCGACATCTTCGGCGAACGAGCGTGAGAAGTCGCAGTCGTCTTCGAGCACCCAGACTCGCTCGTACCCGGCGGCGGAAGCGTGGCGGAGGACGTCGCGGTGACTCGTGAAGCACCCGCGATGGCCGAGGCTCGAGAAGCCGGCCAGCTCGTCGACCTTGCAGGCATCAAA of the Planctomycetota bacterium genome contains:
- a CDS encoding glycosyltransferase family 25 protein — translated: MEPEVLAKLLREHFDHAYVINLPERTDRRREVSQQLARVGLAFDDGFVKRFDACKVDELAGFSSLGHRGCFTSHRDVLRHASAAGYERVWVLEDDCDFSRSFAEDVGPVLSALAATNWSHVRLGHYEHPTGGPGIQRIEPGRNLIATHCIAWRGKPVLDAAADFLDLLMSRPPGHPDGGPMPIDGAFNTLIAQRPDLEAFMAVPTLGIQRSSRSDITVSRWFDKVPVLRDLAGTARSLLKR